The Microbacterium sp. LWH7-1.2 genome window below encodes:
- a CDS encoding amino acid transporter produces MSHESPTRRDLMKPLQLLGLAFAAALFAGIVTLVSMGFFQQRAPGEAERAVVTALVIAGVSFIAVLLIVSLLLLAVDPAQVTKQIDKPVLFEDGADAPGQDHGPDAAASGDPKA; encoded by the coding sequence GTGAGCCACGAAAGCCCCACCCGCCGCGACCTCATGAAGCCCCTGCAGCTGCTCGGGCTCGCCTTCGCGGCCGCCCTGTTCGCGGGCATCGTGACCCTCGTGTCGATGGGCTTCTTCCAGCAGCGCGCCCCCGGTGAGGCCGAGCGCGCGGTCGTCACGGCACTCGTCATCGCCGGCGTCAGCTTCATCGCGGTGCTGCTCATCGTGTCGCTGCTCCTCCTCGCGGTCGACCCCGCGCAGGTGACGAAGCAGATCGACAAGCCGGTGCTCTTCGAGGACGGCGCCGACGCACCCGGGCAGGACCACGGGCCGGATGCCGCAGCATCCGGCGACCCGAAGGCCTGA
- a CDS encoding acyl-CoA synthetase, producing MTSADSRTFAVRHVQLARAAFAALAALMITFSPDHSAMVGSSVFSGFTIATGLVLLLAVWLVHPKGLRWPSAALGGVAIIAGMASGLYPLRTVAGYFVIVIAWALVSGAIELIAGWRGLVGRRERREIAPGVADARPAAPVGPRSESRDAAVVGALTILLGVALLFVQPAYALDYTIEEAHATFTLTGITIGVGLFGGYAAIVAVYLAIAGFSPRPADAGESPDITAEASASADPTPQKDSA from the coding sequence GTGACCTCAGCCGATTCCCGCACGTTCGCCGTGCGCCACGTGCAGCTCGCACGCGCCGCGTTCGCTGCGCTCGCTGCGCTCATGATCACGTTCTCGCCCGACCACTCCGCCATGGTCGGCAGCTCGGTGTTCAGCGGCTTCACGATCGCGACCGGGCTCGTGCTGCTGCTGGCGGTGTGGCTGGTCCACCCCAAGGGACTCCGCTGGCCGTCGGCCGCGCTCGGCGGCGTCGCCATCATCGCGGGCATGGCGAGCGGCCTGTACCCGCTCCGCACCGTCGCCGGCTACTTCGTCATCGTGATCGCGTGGGCCCTCGTGAGCGGCGCCATCGAGCTCATCGCCGGATGGCGCGGCCTCGTCGGCCGTCGCGAGCGGCGCGAGATCGCGCCCGGCGTCGCGGACGCGCGGCCCGCTGCACCGGTGGGTCCCCGTTCCGAGAGCCGCGACGCGGCCGTCGTCGGCGCCCTGACGATCCTCCTCGGCGTCGCACTGCTGTTCGTGCAGCCCGCGTACGCGCTGGACTACACGATCGAAGAGGCCCACGCCACGTTCACCCTCACCGGCATCACGATCGGCGTCGGCCTGTTCGGCGGCTACGCCGCCATCGTCGCCGTCTACCTCGCCATCGCCGGCTTCTCTCCGCGCCCCGCCGACGCCGGAGAGTCCCCCGACATCACGGCGGAGGCGTCCGCGTCCGCCGATCCCACCCCGCAGAAGGACTCCGCGTGA